Within the Rosa rugosa chromosome 2, drRosRugo1.1, whole genome shotgun sequence genome, the region cacttgtctctcacagtcccttaaaaactgtcccttaggtgagcaggcctTACTATGCACCATCCAAATTCAAATTGAATTCAAGTCTAGCTAAACCCTCGTTACTTCATTTTTTGAAGGGGTAGGCTACCGATTTAGCTGATTtctttgatatttataatttatCAGGTTAAAATTTGAATAGTTCACATGATCAAGatgaaattacataaaatatctCAAATACGTACAATTcctcaaattaaaaaaataaatctcGAGTAAAAGAATCTAAAGAGTTATATTTTTTGAGATATGGGTCTCACCCCATATGTACATATCACTTTTTGTGAGGGTCACATTGACATTGTCAATCTTGCTTCCATATGGGGTGAGACCTAGTCTGAACGTATAATTATATTTAAtccaatcaaaactcaaaatcaaCAGATATCTGGAAATTTGGAACAAATAATTTTTATATCTCCATTTCACATTTGGTCTAATTCGACGCCTTGGTCTAATTTGCTGGACTGGCTGGGGACGGGCAACCTAGGTGGCGGAGATGGGATAGATCGGTCCTTTTCTTCGACCCCGATATCTGAGAGTTGCAATATGGGATTTTCAACCCAGATTTGGTATGGTTTGGTAGCTAGGGTGGTGTGATGGCGATCAAGGCCTTGACTCGATGGTGGTGTGCCGGTGTAGGTGGTGCAGCGGAGCCGGCGGTGTTAATTCTACGTTGGGCCTCGGTGGTGGGCTGGTGTTTTCTCACTGAGATTTGGGTTGGATGTTTGGCTGGCCAATTCCTTAGGAGTGATTGGGCCAAGGCTTTGAGATTGAGCCTTgggtttgtttttaattttcataatttAGTTTATTGTTATTTGTTTGTAGGATGTGGCTTTATGccagcaataagtccctactctaTTGTGGTTGGGCGACGTGGGCTCTGTCCCGGACTgcgcaccttgtgtgccttgtctgctctgaCTAGGCgacgagttccttgcttcgtcaaatccCAGTAGCAGAATGAAACTAAGTGCTACCAGATTGTTTTTCCGGTGGCAATATAGTTGGAAAGCTGAAAGTAGTAGCAAATTATGGCTCTGTGTGAGCAATATCTTTCCGGTGTGTCGACACAaatgtaaagcgaatagagtagccagtagtgcactcttcgctaattggtgcttgttagaatacatatgtTTAGCtgagactcctgttattatcTCGGGATGTTCTCTCGATGCTCATTGTCTTTTGGGGTTTAGACACAAtgccgccccccccccccccccccccccccaatgtaTTCTGCAttttcattaatgatcaagaCTTAAGGGCAGTTGTACTCAGTGGCGGAAGGACGTGGTAGGCTACATGGGCTTGAGCCTAGACAAGATTTTGGGCTAAAAACccttaagtatatatatatatatctctacctCCAGCCCATATaccagcccaaagaaaaaagaaaaaaaaaattataggtaTTGAACTCCCGTGTATTCGTCTGCTCCCAGCTCCCAGCTCCCACAGCAGTTCACAGAGTCACAGTCACAGCCTCAGTCTACTCTAGTGTTTCGACTTTCGATCGAGGTTATGGGCTTATCGATTGAAACAAGGTATGAATCTCAGGCTCTATCGATCTCCTCTGTTCTTCACTTATTCTTCCTGCTCTGTTTTTCCCAATGGAGTTTCCTCAAAGAAATCCCAGATCTCCTTTTGCCTAATGTCGATTTTGTTTGCTACCACTGGTTGTAGTGACAGATCACCGGAAACCCAAGAGGTACAAAAATCTTTTGTCATGGTTTACAAGTGGTGCTCCATTAAGTGATAGTGTCGATGAGATTAGAAGTGGGAGTGGGAGTGGGAGTAGAAATTTGACTGAGAATTCTGTTAATGATGTCCCTTTAAACCCTTCTCCATCTATTCCACTAGAAGAGTGTCATAATgaaagaattgagagagaagaaagtttTGATGTTAGTTCTCTTCAACGTGATCCAGGAATAAGGCGTCCAATATGTAAGTACCCTTTGAATGAGCGTGACAATATTCGAAGAGCTTATGTGGTCTTAGGACCGTATCAACCTTACTTAAGTTTTTACCCATTATCATTTGACGGAGGTCAAGGTCGAAAATTTAATCCTAAGTGGTTCAAAGAATGGTCGTGGCTTGAGTATTCCGCAGAGTTGGACAAAGCATTTTGCTTCCCTTGTTTCTTGTTTGATAGTTACCCATCCCATCATCCAGCATTTACTGAGCATGGGTTTCAAGGTTGGAAGAATGTTATGTCTAAAAAATCTGGCATTGTCTATCACATGGGAGGCATAAATTCCCCACATAATATTGCCATGCACAAGTGGGAGTCACTAAGAAACCCATCTAAGCATATTGAAAGAGTGATTAGCACACAATCATCACAAGAAGTAGCAGACAACTGACTCCGGCTTATTACTACTATAGAGAGTGTAAGGTTGTTGGCACGCCAGGGTTGTGCTTTTAGAGGCCATGATGAATCGGTTAATTCATCCAATGGTGGCAATTTCAATGCGGTTGTGAATTCCTTTGGAAGAATGAATATGGATGTTCGCAGAGTCTTACAAAATGCTCCTGGTAATGCCAAGTATATTTCTCCCCTTATTCAAAAACAAATTCTAAATATACTTGGTAACAAAGTTAGAACCAAGATTCGGGAGGAAGTGGGAGATGCCAAATTTTGTATCCTTGTTGATGAAGCTGTTGATGTATCTAATAGGGAACAAATGGCTATCATTCTTCGATTTGTTGATTGTGATGGGTTTATTAGAGAACGGTTTTTCAAAGTGCTTAGTGTGGCAGACACTTGTTCTCAAACTCTAAAAGATGAGATATCTAAAGTCCTTACTCAATATGATCTTCAAGTAGAAAATATGCGTGGGCAAGGATATGATGGTGCTAGCAACATGCGGGGTGAATTTAATGGTTTGCAAGCTTTGTTTCGTGAAGAGTGTCCATATGCATATTATGTTCATTGTTTTGCTCATCGCTTACAATTGACTTTAAATGCTGCAGCTAAAGGAGTGCATGATATTTGGGAATTCTTTTCAACTCTAAGTTTTATTGTAAATTTTGTTGATTCTTCTGCAAAAAGACATTCAGCTTTGAGAGTTattagagaagaagaaattgcagATTTAGTGGATGCTGGAGCACTTGAGACTGGTAGAGGTGCTAATCAGACTTGCACTTTGCAACGAGCAGGGGCTACTCGTTGGGGTTCACATCTTCGCTCtatttcaagtttgattaagttATTTGGAGCTACCCAAACAACTCTTGCAAATTTGGTTGAAAATGGACCAAATAAAGTACAAGGAGAAGCAAAGAGTGTAGGTAATGCAATGAAGcgttttgattttgtgttttgcttGCTTTTGATGCATGATGTCATGAAGATTACTGATTTTCTTTGTCAGTCATTGCAAAAAAAAGCCATAGACATCTTGAATGCTCtcaattttctttcaataacaaaatcaaaacttcaagaTATGAGAGAAGATGGTTGGGATGATTTGATTATGAGGGTTGAAACATTTTGTTGTGAGCATGATATTATTATGTCAGATATGTCTGCTCCTTATAAGAAAAGTATAAGGGCTTGTGAACAAAATATTACAAATGAGCATTATTATCGGGTCAATATACTTAATGCTGTGATAGACTTTCAATTGGCAGAGTTGGATAGTAGATTTACAGATAATTCGTTGGAGCTCCTTATTCTTAGTGCTACATTTGATCCACGTGATAATTTTTGATCATTTAAATGTGAAGATGTTTGCAATCTTGCTTTGAGGTTTTATCCTCAAGATTTTACATCATATGATATGCTTGCTCTAGATATGGAGTGTGGGTATTTTCTAGCAGATATTCAGAAGGATCCAAGATTTGCCAACACAACTACTGTGTCTGATTTGTGTCGGCGGTTAGTTGAATCAAGAAAGTCAGCATTCTTTCCTATGATTTATAGATTGATTTGTCTTGTGTTGACTCTGCCAGTTTCTACAGCAACAACAGAGAGAGCATTTTCATCTATGACCATCATAAAAAACAAACTTCGAAATAAGATGGAAGATGAGttttttgatgatttgatggtTCTCTACATCGAAAAAGAATTTGCCGATAGCATTGATAATGATTCTGTGATTGCTGAGTTTGAACTCAGTGGGTCTAGGAGGGTACAATTTAGTTAGTTTAGTGTTATTTTACAACAAATGTATGCTTGTAGTTTTTAATTTACggggtttggttttatgtcccctccgttgtatgttttgatccaaaataataaaggcgtgaggatgagcctcccactgggttccaaacctcaaaaaaaaaaaaaaattattgtgcccttctaattagcctagacagGAATTTgatcctggttccgccactggTTGTACTGgccctatttaaaaaaaaaaaatacaaacaggaGTGAAATCTGATCTAAACAACGAACAGTCCTGCTAGTGCAGCTTTATCACCAAATGGCTAATGCATTCCTTTTCTTTCTGCTCTTGATATTCTCTTCCAATATCATATTTGAAAACATTCATGCTTGCAACCAAAGCGAACGCAGCTCGCTGCTGTCCTTTGCTCTCACTTTTCCTTCTCCGCAGTTGAATTGGACTTCCACCGGTTGTTGCAATTTGGAGGGCGTCACATGTAACCAGGGTGGTTGGATCACTTATTTGCAGTTGCCTTCCAAAGGACTTAAAGAAGATATCTTTCTATCATCATCACTTGGAAATCTCACACATCTCACCCACCTGAATCTCTCTCACAATTCACTTTCTGGTTCACTAGACCAAAGTACTAGATTCTTCTTGTCTTTGAATCATTTGGATGTCCTTGATTTGAGCTATAACCTTCTTTCCGGAGAGCTACCAACTTCATTCTTCAAACATGCTTGGAATATGACTAGTTCCAATGTCAGCAACAACAACTTCTCAGGTTCTATTCCATCCTCTATTTGTATTCATGATTACTCACCATCATTTGGGCTGTTGGATACTTCCTTCAATAAATTCAGTGGCAATATATCTTGTGGACTAGCAGAGTGTTCCAAACTGCAGGTTTTTCATGCTGGTTACAATAACCTCTCAGGAATACTTCCAGTAGAGATGTATAATGCTACCACACTTGAAGAAATTTCATTACCTGCTAATTCTCTTTCTGGAGTCCTTGGTGATAAAATGCTGCAACTTGCGAACCCCACAATCCTTGATCTCTCCTATAACCAATTGAGTGGTGTGCTCCCTCACCATTTTGGCAAGTTCTCTAAGTTGAAACTCATGGTTCTTGATTTCAACAATCTAGAAGGTTTTTTGCCCCTGTCTCTCACAAATTGCACAAACCTTGTAGAATTACGCCTTGCAGACAACTTCTTTGCAGGAGAAATCACCAGGATTAACTTCTCTATTTTAGTCAGCTTAGTAGACTTGACCTACAGAAAAATAACTTACTGGTATCTTTCCAATAAGCCTAGACTCATGCAAGTCCTTGAAAGCAATTCGACTGAGCTATAACAATCTAGAGGGAGAAATACCGCATGAGATTCTATTGTTGAAATCCTTGTTCTTCATGTCGCTTGGTGATAATAGATTGACCAATGTTACAGGAGCAATGAAGATATTGATGCGTTCCACAAGTCTTGTTTTCTTATCCTTATCAACTAGTTTTGTAGGTGAGGAACCAACAGCTGATCTTGGCAATGTTGAAGACTTTGATGGATTCCAGAATCTTCGACTTTGGATTTGAGTGATTGTGAGCTCACTGGTCAAATACCCTTATGTTTATCTAAGCTCAAAAAGTTACAAATCTTGAACCTGTATTCTAATAGATTATCAGGGTCAATACTCAATACCTACTTGGTTGGGGACTCTTCCAATGCTCTTTTATATTGGCTTGGAAACCTAATTTCAGGTGAATTTCCAGAGGAACTCTGTAGACTACCAGCATTGGTATATAAACAAACACCAGCTCAAGTAGACGATATTGATCTTGAATTGGCTATCTACGGATACAATGGCGCAACATTAGTACAATGCAAATTGTCTTACTTTCCTCCAGCTATTTATGTAGGCAATAATACCATTAAGGGGAACATACCTACTGAGACGGCCAATTGCAGCTTCTCCATGGATTAAGTCTTAGCAACAACAACTTCTCCGGAAACATTCCGAGCAAATGTCCAACCTAAAAAAATTGGAGAGATTGGATCTCTCCATGAATCATTTGTCTGGAAAAATCCCATCGTCATTGGCGAGTCTCAACTTCTTGTCATCTTTCAATGTCTCATACAATAATCTTGAAGGACAGATACCAACAAGTAGTACTCAGCTCCAAAGCCTCAATGCCTCTGCATTTGAGGGGAATCCCAAACTTTGTAATGCACCACTTTCAAATGAATGCCAAACAAATCCAAAGAAGGGCaatacaacaaaaaaaacaacaaccatGATCATCAGGACATTAATGGGCAACAAATTCCATGGCTTTCAGTTGTTCTTGGGTTCATTGTAGGATTTTTGGGAGTTTGTGGCTCTATATGCATATTTCCAATTTCTAAAAAATTAGTATGCATATTTCCAATTTCTAAAAAATTAGTGTATACAGTAGGCTCCGTGTGATGATAACATACGCACAAGGCTCAGAAGATAGAAGACATATCCCCAGGTTTGTACTTATATTGCCTGTTTTAGTTTTCTGGTAGTGTATGATGTATCTCACAAATA harbors:
- the LOC133727818 gene encoding uncharacterized protein LOC133727818 produces the protein MDVRRVLQNAPGNAKYISPLIQKQILNILGNKVRTKIREEVGDAKFCILVDEAVDVSNREQMAIILRFVDCDGFIRERFFKVLSVADTCSQTLKDEISKVLTQYDLQVENMRGQGYDGASNMRGEFNGLQALFREECPYAYYVHCFAHRLQLTLNAAAKGVHDIWEFFSTLSFIVNFVDSSAKRHSALRVIREEEIADLVDAGALETGRGANQTCTLQRAGATRWGSHLRSISSLIKLFGATQTTLANLVENGPNKVQGEAKSVGNAMKRFDFVFCLLLMHDVMKITDFLCQSLQKKAIDILNALNFLSITKSKLQDMREDGWDDLIMRVETFCCEHDIIMSDMSAPYKKSIRACEQNITNEHYYRVNILNAVIDFQLAELDSRFTDNSLELLILSATFDPRDNF
- the LOC133727827 gene encoding receptor-like protein 2, coding for MECGYFLADIQKDPRFANTTTVSDLCRRLVESRKSAFFPMIYRLICLVLTLPVSTATTERAFSSMTIIKNKLRNKMEDEFFDDLMVLYIEKEFADSIDNDSVIAEFELSGSRRLPSKGLKEDIFLSSSLGNLTHLTHLNLSHNSLSGSLDQSTRFFLSLNHLDVLDLSYNLLSGELPTSFFKHAWNMTSSNVSNNNFSGSIPSSICIHDYSPSFGLLDTSFNKFSGNISCGLAECSKLQVFHAGYNNLSGILPVEMYNATTLEEISLPANSLSGVLGDKMLQLANPTILDLSYNQLSGVLPHHFGKFSKLKLMVLDFNNLEGEFPEELCRLPALVYKQTPAQVDDIDLELAIYGYNGATLVQCKLSYFPPAIYVGNNTIKGNIPTETANCSFSMD